The Salvelinus alpinus chromosome 3, SLU_Salpinus.1, whole genome shotgun sequence genome segment tggtgtcagaggaaggccctaaaaattgtcaaagaccccacccaccccagtcaaagactgttctctctactaccgtatggcaagcggtactggagtgccaagtctaggactaaaaggcttctcaacagcttttacccccaagccataagactcctgaacatgtaatcaaatggctacccggactatttgtattgtgcccccccccccccccctcgtttacactgctgctactctctgtttatcatatatgcatagccactaactatacattcatgtacatactacctcaattagcccgactaaccagtgcctgtatatagcccagtgcctgtatatagcctcgctactgttatagcctcgccactgtatatagcctcgctactgttattatttactgtctttttactgttttttatttccttacttatctattgttcacctaataacaatttttttacttaaaaattgcactgatggttagtaagcatttcactgtaaggtgaaacgtAACAAATGAACTTTGATTTGATCTGCTATCTTTGTACAATGGATAAAGGCCATGATTTCTCATCTGCAGCAGAAATAAGGACTGAGACAGGTGAGATGGGTGCGTATAAAGCTTCTCAGAGCGGTAGTGCTGATCTAGGCTCAGGTTCTACCTTTGTTCAATATGACTTAAggtcaaactgatcctagatctgcactcCTACTCGTAGATGCTTTGTGATTACGGGCCTGGTGCAACTTATAAATGTTGAACTGAAGTTTGGACACTGATCTGTTTTAAAGGAAACATTATAGTCTATGATGGTGGGAATCGCAACATGACTGGGTTTGAGGTTCATTACAAAGTGCATTGCTGAGATGCCAAGCAGGTTTTACAGGTGGTCGGCCTACTGTGCATTTCCTGTCTGTGATTGTATTCTTTCTATCtccagagtggtgcagcggtataaggcactgcatctcagtgctagaggtgtcactacagaccctggttcgattgcaggctgtatcacaaccagccatgattgggagtcccatagggcggcgcacaattggcccagcgtcgtccaggttagggtttgtccggggtagtccgtcattgtaaataagaatttgttctttgactgacttgcctggttaaatgacACTCCTGTGTGATGCAATAAAATAGGTAGCCtacaagttaaaaaaaataatggtATAATATAAATTATATAATAAAATGGAACCAGATTTATTCTATCAATAGCAGAAATGTTGATTTAAGTTCGTATTTCACAAATAGCACCAACATATCAATAGTGACCTCTGTCGGCTGATTATGAAATGGAAATGAATAGCTAGATATTTTCGCTGACTACATTACCCAGATGTCCCCAAATCCATTAATCAACCAATGAATGTTGTCCATGTGCAACCGGTAGCTGGCTAGGTCAAATGGGCATGTCTCTATCGAAAGAATAATAACAATATTGGACAGTGGTACAACAACGTAGTTAGCCATTGGGAATAGCCAGTTACAGACGAGATTTAAACTTAACTCACGTTACCTTGCTACAGCATTTGCACAAGGTAAAGTAACTATTGTCACTCTTCATGTTGTTATTTCTACGCACGAACGCAGTAGCTAGCTTGCTCGGTATTAGTCAGCTAACGTTAGAGACATACTTCAATGATAGCTATGGGTTGTGTGTCATGGTAGTAAATTCAATGTGTAGTCTTCTGACAATATTCCGGGGTGTACGTCGTTGCCAAGTAAAACTCCACTCTAATggcaactagctagctacttcacaACGCGGAGTTGAGGATGACTTGTTGGCTCTCCGGAGTGTTGCAAATGTCTTGATCATAACCAACTAACGTGAACGTAGCTAGCTAGTTCACGTTAGCTACTTGGCTATCCAGCTAGCTGCAAGTAACAGAAACTAACTAACAAAAACAAGTAAAGTTAAGTAGCAAAGCTAACTAAACACATTTCCTCGAATGTTCCTATTTCATTAGCGAAGGTCAATGTGTCTTATAgttaacttagctagctatagtAATAAGAAATCATTCGTCTTCATCTGTTTGTTTAGTCGTTATTGATTTACCAGACGTAGCTACCTACGGTTTACTCCTTGGTAAAAGGCCAGGGTGACAGCTTTCCCTTAAATAGGTCGTTATCAATAAAACGCCTCACACTATCTCTCAATATTGGCCACAATTAATTGGATATTTGAGTGATATAAAAGTGAACTATACCTGACAGGTATGAGTGGTTTAGGTTAATTTCCcatcctttatttaaaaaatacattaggTCTACTTACCAATATGTTTAACCAATTGTGCGAAGTTTCTACCAGTAGATATAATTGCAAAGTAGAAACTACTTTGCAATTTCTACCGATAGAAACTTTTCACAGTTGGTTGAACATATTGAAGTAGACCTAAAGTACTTTTTTCCTCCAACGTAACTTTAAGCCTACCCAGCTTAGTTACCCAACATGATCACCTTTTCATTGTTTTTAAGTGTTTAATCAAGATTGCAGCTGACAGACATGATAGGATATGTGTCAAATTTTCTAGCAGCATATAAGGGATAGCTTGTTATATAGACGTTATCTTTCAGGGGATAAATTAGATGGCTATATTTGCTCGCCATCTATAGTGCTCAAGACAGTAGTCCGATTTACAACTTTACCAGGAGGAGGATTTACCCATGTAAAGCTCTTTCCAAAAGCTTAATCTCTGAAGCAAGCTAAATGACACAtgtttgcttagctagctaggtacAGTACATGCCAATAGGTAAGGGTAGCCTATCCAATCTGAAAATAgatgatcaattgatgtttactgatcatgaaaagcatgcagttTCTTGCTGTATAACGCTGATGATATAGTTAAATGTGTAATAATAGGAAAtgtgtagttctgactatgctcttcaagaggtgatgatattaaaGCCAAATAGATGTTGTTTAGCAAACCCTTGAAAACGGCATGTAGTTGTCAActcttcattgacctgtcaaGGGCTTTCTATACTGTTGATCACTCCctgctaattcagaggcttttCTCAATTGGCCTCGACCAGGCTGCATGTAACTGGTTTAAAAATTACTTGACAGATAGAACTCAATGTGTatctactgatggtgttaaatcagGTTTCCTGAATATTACGAAAGGTGTCCCACAGGGGTCGATTCTAAGTATATGTTGTATATGTTCTCAAGAGTGCATAAAAATAACTCTGATTTAAGTATATGTACTTTGAAAGGTGTCCATATTAGTACCAACATATACTTTGAAAGGTGTCCAGCCCTGCTTACAGATATCTGGATAGATAAAAAAATAACTCcttgataaaataaaggttaaataaatacaaatttcaGCGGCGCTGGGGGTCTCCTTGCTCCCCAGCAGCCAAATCGAAAGCTCTGCACGGTTTTGTGACTTTTTATTGATAACGACCTTTAGCTTAGGTAACCTATACCTATTAATTAGTTTTCTCAATGTTTTTTGTAATGGTGTGACCCTGCCTTTTGCTCTACCCCAGACATTGTGCCAAGCGTGTGTCCCTGCTCCTGTGACACATCTGGCCAACATGTCCATGTTCAGCACGGGCATCCTGGTGCTCACCTCTCCCCTCCACACCCTCCCCCTGCGCATTGCCCCTGTACTCAGCTCGGCTGCCCAGGTGGTGGAGCGCACCCTCTACGTCCATCTCCATCCAGGCCTGAACCTGGGTGTTGGCGGGGGCCAGCCCAGGCCCGTCTTCATCCCGCCCGTGGTGGATCTGTCCAGCCTTATCACCGGGCTCTACAGCAATGCTGCCAATGTGTGCGGCCACCTGGACGTACGAGTGCTCCTCACCAACGTCCGCGCCCAGCCCAACAATGCCTCCAGCCCAGAGACAGGTGGGACAGGGGTAGCATGTAACCCCTTCCCTTCCCCACagcccctctcccactcccctgAGGTGGTGCTAACAGACTTCGCCCTGCAGGACCCAGGCCAGTCCCCGCTGGTGGCCCAGTGTCTGCAGAGGTACACGGGCTACTGTTACGTCTGCACGCCCGGCTTGGCCTCGGTGCTGCTCCACCCGCAGCTGCAGAAGCTggaggaagaggtagagaagGAGGGCCAAAAGGACGACTGGGATAGTAGGTCGGAGCGCATGGAGACTTACAGTGAGGTGGTTGTAGGGGGAACGTTCGACCGCCTCCACGGGGCGCACAAGACGCTGCTGAACATCTCTTGCCTCTTGGCGAACAAGCGGTTCCTTATCGGGGTGTGTGACCAAGAACTTCTAAAAAGTAAGTGGAATGATGAGAAAGAACAATGGTGCTGTGTAACCAAGTTTCTTTGGGCATTATTAGGTCTCCTTGTCTTCTATCCATACACAAGGTATTGTGTTCCTTACCCCATAATGGGCTATATAATCTGATCTGGATTGGCATTTTTAAAAGGACTTTGGAATTCACTGTGCTCCAGggttttttttctggatcaaaaaggGTTTCAGGTGGTGGGCAGGGTGCGCAGACCGTCGGTGGTGCAACATTTGAGGTCCCCCATCTTGACAATGTAGAGACATTTTTGAATATTTAAGGCAATTTCCTGTTATTCAAATTCTTGGAGCTGAGAGAAAATAGTGccgttttaaagttaatttcctatgcattttgccatggctaattctgtgttttgctcaaacataataacaaaatcaatactgctaaattcattgtttttTGGTATTTTAAATTCTCCCCGGttgtctagtttttattttgggGATTGTTCATTCTCATAGATGATATTATTGAAAAACATAGAGATCCATTATCTTTTCTAAATATTTTATCTGTTTTTAGTCATTTTAAGTTAACACTGAAAGCGTTTTCCCATCACAAATGtataaagttttttttattatatatatttttttacactgtTTGGATTTAGGAGACCCGAAAAAAATGCTTAGGCGGCCTGCCCAAGGATTACAATGGCAGAAAATTCCCTGCACTCAACCTTGACATTGAAGAGTGTGGATTTACGGATACGTTTGCACAATAGCGGAATAAAACGTTTGATGTCCCATAACCTGCCATTTTCCTTGCCTCTTATTCTTTGTTctcttcttcctctttctccaccttctttttttttctccaccctCTTTTTCTTATCTTTCTCTGCCTGTCCTCAGAGAAGGTGCTCAAGGAGCTAATCGAACCATATGCCCTGCGGGTGCAGCGGCTCCATGAGTTCCTGCAGGACGTCAAGCCCTCGCTGCAGTACGAGATCGTGCCCCTTTCGGACCCCTTTGGACCCTCCGTTATTGATCCCCAGCTGCAATGCATTGTGGTTAGCGAGGAGACCCGCAGGGGAGGCGAGGCTGTGAACAAGAAGCGCCTCGAAAACGTAAGTGCGTTGGGTTTAAATGGTCTTCTCTTGccaaactgcgcatgtgcaggctGTCAAATTAAAAGCACTCCTTCGATataatttaaaacattttagtttgtcactttcacaggttggagtaataacaacTAAAGATATTTGAACTAAAGATATTGGTTCACATCCAGGTTGTGACTTTAGATTTCGAGACAATTAACAAACTACTAAGGAAGAATtcttcacttctctcattgacttctcaaaccccaaatTCAGGCCTGGTCTGTTTCGTAGGCGTTCCCGGAAGTCTCGTGATGTTGCGTGTCTGGGTTTAGAAACATACAGTGAGTGGGCCTCTTGATACAGCACAGGCTGAGGGATGGCTGGCTATGTATTGTTTGTGTTACGTCTGGCTGAACATAGCCTATATATTGTCTTTGTTTTGTCTGGTGTCTTGTCATCAACTGTCTGCCCTATTAGGGTCTTCCAGGACTGGTACTGCACGAGATCCAGCTGCTGAAGGATGCCCACCAcactgagatggaggaggagaagatcAGCTCCTCCAGCCTCCGCTCACGCCTCCTGGGGACCCTCCTCACAGACCCAAAAGTACACACATTACCCCTCTTCCCTTCCAGCCTGCTCATGGGTGTCACACATAGCATACTAATTTCTACTTATTATTTGAGACAGAAAGAGATTTTGTGTACCCCTAAGTAGTTTCAGTCGCTGACACCGGCAAAAGATGGGGGCTAATTTCAGTATTTTTGATCTCTATGCAAATAACagggactgtgtcccaaatggcatcttattcccCAAGTGGCACCTTATTCCCCATTTCAGGGCTACCCAACTGGCGGGATGAATTTCACCCtcaggtggttttatttggccccccaattTTCATTTTTGGACATAAAAGACCAGGAAATCAGCCtctaagtgattttaattttggaagtCTGTTCCCATGTATttccatgcataatagagagacatgtCATCGTGGACAAATGTAAGCAAGATTTGAAattattgttttagtcaaatatctgTTTGTGCTGCTTGCGGTCTATTTTCAGTTTAATAATTATCTGTAATCATGTTCCAGCCCCCCGAtcatccactcaagaaaaaaatcGACCAGCGGCTTAATTTAGTTGGTGTCAGACATTGTCAGACATTTAGTGTGATTATTTACCACTTACACACAAGCCCCCATATGACTGCCAATGCATTTTGATGCCCCGTTCACCTTTACCCCTCTTGCCTATCCCCTGTGAAGCAGAACAAGTCCCATCTCCCCCTGGTGCCCTATGTGATTGGCCTGACCGGGAGCAGTGGCAGCGGGAAGAGCTCCATTGCccagcagttggaggccatgggtGCGGTCCGCATCGACAGCGACCAGCTGGGCCACGAGACCTACCAGCCGGGGGAAGTTGCCTACAACAGGGTGCTGGAGGAGTTTGGATCAGGTGCGGGTGGGTCTTCCGTCCACATAGCTGACAGAAGCTGTCATCATATTCTGTATAGTGGAGAATTGATTTAACAGATATGATGTAAGGCTTTAACCAAAGCATCTGTTTCAATGAATGACTCTTATCATTTGCAGATCTTATTAACGAGGACAAAACTATCAACAGACGCGCACTAGGCAGGAAAGTTTTTGGAAACAAGGTAATGTTTGTGTATGGCATGTGTGAAATACAGCCCAATAATATTTGAGAacataatattttatattttatacaaATGGCAAgggatgtaaaaaataaaaaaaataaaaagggttTATTTAGTTGTATTTAGCATTTTCTTTTCAAATATCAATGGAATGGACTATATCAGCAgagatatagtgccttcagaaattattcacaccccttgacgtgTCAAAGCTTAACTTTGTGTCACTTGCCAAGACCACCCCAttatgtcaaagtgaaattatgtttttatacatttttataaattaattaaagatgaaaagctgaaatgtcttgagtcaataagtattccaccgctttatggcaagcctaaataagttcaggagcaaacatttgcttaacaggtcacaaaagttgcatggactcacactctgtgcaataagtgtttaacatgatttttgactgactacctaatctctgtaaggtccctcagtcaagcagtgaatttcaaacactgattcaaccacaaaaaacTAAAACAGTTAGAttaatggctatgataggagaaAATTTAGGATGTTTAATTACATTCTAGTTAGTACACAATACTAGCCTAAATGaccgagtgaaaagaaggaagtctgtacagaatacaaatattccaaaacattcatcctgtttgaaataaggcactaaagtaaaactgcaaaaaatgttgcaaagaaatgaactggggcaaatccaacacataaCTGAGTACTATATTTTCAGgcttggtggtggctgcatcgtgttatgggtatgcttgtcatcggcaagaactagggagttttttttatgattaaaaagaaatggaataggcctcccgagtggtgcaggggtctaaggcaccgcagtgccagtgctagctgtgccactagagattctgggtttgagtccaggctctgtcgcagctggccgcgacccgGGAGACACAttttgcccagcgtcgtccgggctaggggagggtttggccggcaggcatgtccttgtcccatcgcgcactagtgactcttgtggcgggccgggtgcagtacATGCTGACgcggtcgccaggtgcacagtgtttcctccgacacattggtgcggctggcgtccgggttaagtgggcattgtgtcaagaagcagtgtggcttggttgggttgtgtttcgaaggaagcacggctctcgaccttcgcctctcccgagttcgtacaggagttgcagcgttgagacaagactaactaccaatttgataccacgaaattggggagagaaCTGGGTAAAGGAAAAAGAAATGGaatgaagctaagcacaggcaaaattctagaggaaaacctggttgtctgcttttcaacagacactgggagacattcacctttcagcaggacaatatcctaaaccacaaggccaaatatacactggagttgcttaccaagatgatattgaatgttcctgagtggcctagttagtttTGAATTAAATGGCAACACTTGAAAATGTctctctagcaatgatcaacaaccaacttgacagagcttgaagaatttaaaagaataatgtgcaaatattgtccCCAAATAAATTTCTCAACCAAAATAATGTTGTCCATGTCCAACTGCTAGCCATTTAGGTGTCTTTATCGAAAGaataataacaatatagcacagtgGTACTACAATAATGTAGTTAGCCATTGGGAGTACCCAGCTACAGATGAGATTAGCAAGGTAACGTCAGTTAAGTGACAGTATTTGTACAAGGTAAAGTAGCTAGCTATTGTCACTCTTCGTGTTTGTTATTTCCACTCACGAACGCTAGTGTCCGTGCTAGCTAGCTTACAGCAACCTaccttgctagttagctagcttgctcgGTGCCCAGTTGTTTTGTCAGCTAGGGAAAAACTTCAATGATAGCTATGGTTTGTGTATGTTATGGTAGTCATTTCAATGTGTAGTCTTCTGACTACTCCGGGGTGTACGTCGTTAGCCAAGTAAAACTCAACTCCACATCAACGCGGAGTTGACCTGTACTTGTTGGCTATCCGGGGTGTTGCAAATGTTGTGATTTatcatagctaactagctaacgttaggccaGACAAAATTGATTcagtttaacttttacttggtacccatcccggatccgggagcaccccccacagtaaaaaagctgactagcatagcctagcatagcgtcacaagtaaacactagtatctaaatatcattaaatcacaagtccaagacaccagatgaaagatacagatcttgtgaatccagccatcatttctgatttttaaaatgttttacagggaagacacaatatgtaaatctattagctaaccacgttagcaaaagacaccactttttttactccaccagtttcttactccatcagtagctatcactaattcgactaaataaagatatatatagccactaaccaagaaacaacttcataagatgacagtctgataacatatttatggtatagcatatgttttttttgaaaaatgtgcatatttcaggtataaatcacagttctacattgcagctgcaatctgaaatagcgttggaagcagccggaataattacagagaccgacgtcaattaccaaaatactcatcctaaaacatttctgaaaaatacacagcatacagcaatcgaaagacacagatcttgtgaatccagacaatatttcagattttctaagtgttttacagcgaaaacacaatatatcgttatattagcataccacatgagctaacatcaccccagcattgaatcaatgcaaaaggggcgataacgttatcgccaccaaaatatattaattttttcactaaccttctcagaattcttcagatgacagtcctataacatcatattacacaatgcatatagagtttgtttgaaaatgtgcatatttagcatcacaaatcgtggttatgcaatgtaatctgtcaaaacatggcatgcattctggccggcgccatcttggaaaggcacctatgtttacgattatttatcgattagattgacaaaaaaaatacaggttggacagctaatgaaagatgcattggttattaatgcaaccgctgatttagatttttaaaattaacgttacaagacatacattgtgagttacagccagactagtgccgcaaaaaatggccgacaactgcgtttacatttttccacataaatacggaataaaatcataaataactcttacttttggacgagcttccatcagtatcttgggcaatgtgtcctttgtccaaaataatcgttgctttgttgtaaaacgacctcttcaacttcggaactagcagctaacgatagctacacggcacacacatgtccaaatcctcaaacgcaatactaaggaaattccgaaaaatagcaatatactcgcataaactgatataaatcggtttcaaataacttcgttatgatgtttctaacacctatatcgaattaaatcacagacggatagatctttggtcaataacgagagcttttgagcatgccattctgaagtcctcccttgcgtcctggcgagcgtcgaaaagaagggacatctcactccattgccttttataaactctgagaaacacgtagagacgccattccacttctcattggttactgacatccaggggaaggcgggtgcagttcatttcgatccatagggcatacacagagcttaaaactgatccgagatcagagactatttttcagagcttcgcatgtcctgtcataattttcgctgtagaaagagttctggttcacccacagacataattcaaacggttttagaaactagagattgttttctatccaatagtaataataatatgcatattgtacgagcaagaattgagtatgaggcagtttaatttggagacgatattttccaaagtggaaacagcaccccctgtattgagaaaaggttaacggATTTTCCCTCAGAAAAGTGAGGCGAGCGAGGGAGGGGGGGTGAAAATTATTAGGTGGATAAGGAATAACAGTACCACATTGTCCTAGGCTATATGGACATTAACAATTGGCAAAATAttccaattgactgattttcaaatgtattatcattaatacagaaattaacattaatgAACATTATTCACATAGAATATTGCATTCGATTTATTATACATCCTATCATGTTCAAAAATTATTGAAAGGTTATGAATGTATTATCAGTTTATTAATCTACTTAATTGTATAGCCTAACAAATTCAAGAATGATTAACAATAAATAATTGTAATCAAATGTATAATAATGAGTTCATTACCTGAATGCGTCAACAAAATATTCATACAAATATGATTAGGCCTGTCATAGACTAGAGGTCTTGTAGAAAGAGGGTCAATCAAGTTAGGTCTGCCAAATTAATTTAGCATtggaaaaaaatacataaatccaGCCATAAAGTGTAACCTttaatccttttttttttttttacatgcacaATTAGAAGCATCAAGCTATATAGAGCAAGCGTGACTAATTTCGAGCCCAGTAACTTTGCTCACCGCATCCTCATTCGATTGTCTCTCCTGGCTGTGTGCGTGCCACTGGCGATGTACTTTGCTAAACATGCCAGCTGTTCTCGGCGGCGCATCATCACTTCAAACGCATTCCGTCGTGGTATCGGTTGGCCTTCTACTACTGGTAGTACCGGTAAAATGTAAGTTATGAATCGCAAATCACCATAGAGCTGACACCTCGAATTCATCGATAATTTTGACAAAACTTTGGTTGTCCAAAATACTATCAGCTTGCACTGCGTCTTTGCTGATGAATGCCCTGCTCTCTGGCCAGTCAATTGGTTAAATTGCATTGTTTTGTCTATTCAACGCTTCTAATAGATCTGGAAATGATGCAATAACCATTCATTTAACCGACTATTTGTTTGTATTGAGGGATGTCCCACGTTTAACCTGGACACATAAATAGTAGGACTTTGCGCTGGCTTCAGCCATGACGACATGAGAGAAATGAAACATCTACCGGTgcgataagttcctttcctgaggatggctcacctctcacagttctgggtgactttaacctccccacgtctacctttgactcattcctctctgcctccttctttccactcctctcctcttttgacctcaccctctcaccttccccccctactcacaaggcaggcaatacgcttgacctcatctttactagatgctgttcttccactaatctcattgcaactcccctccaagtctccgaccactaccttgtatcctttt includes the following:
- the coasy gene encoding bifunctional coenzyme A synthase isoform X7 — encoded protein: MSMFSTGILVLTSPLHTLPLRIAPVLSSAAQVVERTLYVHLHPGLNLGVGGGQPRPVFIPPVVDLSSLITGLYSNAANVCGHLDVRVLLTNVRAQPNNASSPETGGTGVACNPFPSPQPLSHSPEVVLTDFALQDPGQSPLVAQCLQRYTGYCYVCTPGLASVLLHPQLQKLEEEVEKEGQKDDWDSRSERMETYSEVVVGGTFDRLHGAHKTLLNISCLLANKRFLIGVCDQELLKKKVLKELIEPYALRVQRLHEFLQDVKPSLQYEIVPLSDPFGPSVIDPQLQCIVVSEETRRGGEAVNKKRLENGLPGLVLHEIQLLKDAHHTEMEEEKISSSSLRSRLLGTLLTDPKQNKSHLPLVPYVIGLTGSSGSGKSSIAQQLEAMGAVRIDSDQLGHETYQPGEVAYNRVLEEFGSDLINEDKTINRRALGRKVFGNKERLKALTDIVWPEIALLVKERIQQAREEGKQVCVVDAAVLLEAGWTDIVHEVWVAVIPEEEAVSRITARDGVSQEDAVRRLQSQWPNTQQVEQANVVLCTLWEPEITQKQVRKAWDLLQKRIQQSREGAKPPS
- the coasy gene encoding bifunctional coenzyme A synthase isoform X6, yielding MSMFSTGILVLTSPLHTLPLRIAPVLSSAAQVVERTLYVHLHPGLNLGVGGGQPRPVFIPPVVDLSSLITGLYSNAANVCGHLDVRVLLTNVRAQPNNASSPETGGTGVACNPFPSPQPLSHSPEVVLTDFALQDPGQSPLVAQCLQRYTGYCYVCTPGLASVLLHPQLQKLEEEVEKEGQKDDWDSRSERMETYSEVVVGGTFDRLHGAHKTLLNISCLLANKRFLIGVCDQELLKKKVLKELIEPYALRVQRLHEFLQDVKPSLQYEIVPLSDPFGPSVIDPQLQCIVVSEETRRGGEAVNKKRLENGLPGLVLHEIQLLKDAHHTEMEEEKISSSSLRSRLLGTLLTDPKQNKSHLPLVPYVIGLTGSSGSGKSSIAQQLEAMGAVRIDSDQLGHETYQPGEVAYNRVLEEFGSGADLINEDKTINRRALGRKVFGNKERLKALTDIVWPEIALLVKERIQQAREEGKQVCVVDAAVLLEAGWTDIVHEVWVAVIPEEEAVSRITARDGVSQEDAVRRLQSQWPNTQQVEQANVVLCTLWEPEITQKQVRKAWDLLQKRIQQSREGAKPPS
- the coasy gene encoding bifunctional coenzyme A synthase isoform X8, whose product is MSMFSTGILVLTSPLHTLPLRIAPVLSSAAQVVERTLYVHLHPGLNLGVGGGQPRPVFIPPVVDLSSLITGLYSNAANVCGHLDVRVLLTNVRAQPNNASSPETGGTGVACNPFPSPQPLSHSPEVVLTDFALQDPGQSPLVAQCLQRYTGYCYVCTPGLASVLLHPQLQKLEEEVEKEGQKDDWDSRSERMETYSEVVVGGTFDRLHGAHKTLLNISCLLANKRFLIGVCDQELLKKKVLKELIEPYALRVQRLHEFLQDVKPSLQYEIVPLSDPFGPSVIDPQLQCIVVSEETRRGGEAVNKKRLENGLPGLVLHEIQLLKDAHHTEMEEEKISSSSLRSRLLGTLLTDPKNKSHLPLVPYVIGLTGSSGSGKSSIAQQLEAMGAVRIDSDQLGHETYQPGEVAYNRVLEEFGSDLINEDKTINRRALGRKVFGNKERLKALTDIVWPEIALLVKERIQQAREEGKQVCVVDAAVLLEAGWTDIVHEVWVAVIPEEEAVSRITARDGVSQEDAVRRLQSQWPNTQQVEQANVVLCTLWEPEITQKQVRKAWDLLQKRIQQSREGAKPPS